In Streptomyces sp. NBC_01551, one DNA window encodes the following:
- a CDS encoding LysR family transcriptional regulator — protein MGNEEWVPLAHRVPDLGALELLLAVARVGSLSGAARRLGITQPAASSRIRAMETRLGVALVDRSPRGSTLTADGALVTDWARRVVEAAEAFDAGAQALRGRRDSRLRVAASMTIAEYLLPGWLIALRGQRPDTAVSLHAGNSAVVAERVLAHEADLGFVEGLSVPEGLDSVVIAQDRLVVAVAPGHPWARRARGVEAAELAATPLILRERGSGTRQVLDAALAGCGGLAVPLLELASTTAVKAAALSGAGPCVLSELAVGDELAGRRLVEVPVSGAAGLGRALRAVWPGGTRPAGPARDLLSLTRGQPPAAA, from the coding sequence ATGGGTAACGAGGAGTGGGTGCCGTTGGCGCACCGCGTGCCGGACCTCGGCGCGCTGGAGCTGCTGCTGGCGGTGGCGCGGGTCGGCAGCCTGAGCGGGGCCGCGCGCCGACTGGGGATCACCCAGCCCGCCGCTAGCAGCCGGATCCGGGCGATGGAGACCCGGCTGGGGGTCGCGTTGGTGGACCGCTCGCCGCGGGGGTCGACGCTGACGGCGGACGGCGCGCTGGTCACGGACTGGGCCCGGCGGGTGGTGGAGGCGGCCGAGGCGTTCGACGCGGGGGCGCAGGCGCTGCGGGGGCGGCGGGACTCGCGGCTGCGGGTGGCGGCCAGCATGACGATCGCGGAGTACCTGCTGCCGGGGTGGCTGATCGCGCTGCGGGGGCAGCGGCCGGACACGGCGGTGTCGCTGCATGCCGGGAACTCGGCGGTGGTGGCGGAGCGGGTGCTGGCCCATGAGGCGGACCTGGGGTTCGTGGAGGGGCTGTCCGTGCCGGAGGGGCTGGACTCGGTGGTGATCGCGCAGGACCGGCTGGTGGTCGCGGTGGCGCCGGGGCACCCGTGGGCGCGGCGGGCGCGGGGTGTCGAGGCCGCGGAGCTGGCGGCGACGCCGTTGATCCTGCGGGAGCGGGGGTCGGGGACGAGGCAGGTGCTGGACGCGGCGCTGGCGGGGTGCGGGGGGCTGGCGGTGCCGCTGCTGGAGCTGGCGTCGACCACCGCGGTGAAGGCGGCGGCGCTGAGCGGGGCGGGGCCGTGTGTCCTGTCGGAGCTGGCGGTGGGGGACGAGCTGGCGGGGCGGCGGCTGGTGGAGGTGCCGGTGTCGGGGGCCGCCGGGCTCGGCCGGGCCCTACGGGCGGTGTGGCCCGGGGGGACCCGGCCGGCCGGGCCGGCGCGGGACCTGCTCTCGCTGACCCGCGGCCAGCCCCCGGCCGCCGCCTGA
- the eat gene encoding ethanolamine permease — protein MADDIDARLKAVPEPTTSPGGDGYLERRTLRRGSAGWLLLTGLGVAYVVSGDFSGWNVGLAQGGFGGLAIATVLMGAMYACLVFSLAELSAILPTAGGGYGFARRALGTWGGFLTGTAILIEYILAPAAIAIFIGDYVESLNLFGLTSGWPVYLACFAIFIGIHLWGVGEALRFSLVVTAVAVIALIVFALGAFTEFDASNLNDIAVDTSAAGANSWLPLGILGIWAAFPFGMWFFLGVEGVPLAAEEAKDPVRSMPRALSISMGILVLLALITFLASTGARGADAIKDAGNPLVVALEGNPSLSWLKTFVNYAGLAGLVASFFSLIFAGSRQLFALSRAGYLPRFLSLTSKRKAPYLGLLIPGAIGFALAAATGNGPRMLNIAVFGATISYALMALSHIVLRKREPGLERPYRTPGGIVTSSVAFVLALSALVATFLVDKDAAFIALAVYAVALAYFALYSRHHLVASAPEEEFAALAEAEAELSRD, from the coding sequence ATGGCCGACGACATCGACGCCCGGCTGAAAGCCGTGCCCGAACCCACCACGTCCCCCGGGGGCGACGGCTATCTGGAGCGCCGGACGCTGCGCCGCGGCAGCGCCGGCTGGCTGCTGCTCACCGGTCTCGGTGTCGCGTACGTCGTCTCCGGCGACTTCTCCGGCTGGAACGTCGGCCTCGCGCAGGGCGGCTTCGGCGGCCTCGCCATCGCCACCGTCCTGATGGGCGCGATGTACGCCTGTCTCGTCTTCTCCCTCGCGGAGCTGTCCGCGATCCTGCCGACGGCCGGCGGCGGCTACGGCTTCGCCCGCCGGGCACTGGGCACCTGGGGCGGCTTCCTCACCGGCACCGCGATCCTGATCGAGTACATCCTGGCCCCCGCCGCGATCGCCATCTTCATCGGCGACTACGTCGAATCCCTGAACCTCTTCGGGCTCACCTCCGGCTGGCCCGTCTACCTCGCCTGCTTCGCGATCTTCATCGGCATCCACCTGTGGGGGGTCGGCGAGGCCCTGCGCTTCTCCCTCGTCGTCACCGCCGTCGCCGTGATCGCGCTGATCGTCTTCGCGCTCGGCGCCTTCACCGAGTTCGACGCCTCCAACCTCAACGACATCGCCGTCGACACCAGCGCCGCCGGGGCCAACTCCTGGCTGCCGCTGGGCATACTCGGCATCTGGGCGGCCTTCCCGTTCGGCATGTGGTTCTTCCTCGGCGTCGAGGGCGTCCCGCTCGCGGCGGAGGAGGCCAAGGACCCGGTGCGCTCGATGCCGCGGGCCCTGTCGATCTCCATGGGCATCCTGGTCCTGCTCGCCCTGATCACCTTCCTGGCCTCGACCGGCGCGCGCGGCGCCGACGCCATCAAGGACGCCGGCAACCCGCTCGTCGTCGCGCTGGAGGGCAACCCGAGCCTGTCCTGGCTGAAGACCTTCGTCAACTACGCCGGTCTCGCCGGGCTGGTGGCCTCGTTCTTCTCCCTGATCTTCGCCGGCTCGCGCCAGCTGTTCGCCCTGTCCCGGGCGGGCTACCTGCCGCGGTTCCTGTCCCTGACCTCGAAGCGCAAGGCCCCGTACCTGGGCCTGCTGATCCCCGGCGCGATCGGCTTCGCGCTCGCGGCGGCCACCGGGAACGGCCCGCGCATGCTGAACATCGCGGTGTTCGGCGCGACCATCTCGTACGCCCTGATGGCCCTGTCGCACATCGTGCTCCGCAAGCGGGAGCCGGGGCTGGAGCGGCCGTACCGCACCCCGGGCGGCATCGTCACCTCCTCGGTGGCCTTCGTCCTGGCCCTGTCGGCCCTGGTCGCCACCTTCCTGGTGGACAAGGACGCGGCGTTCATCGCACTGGCCGTGTACGCCGTCGCCCTCGCCTACTTCGCGCTCTACAGTCGGCACCACCTGGTGGCCTCGGCGCCCGAGGAGGAATTCGCGGCCCTCGCGGAAGCCGAGGCGGAACTGTCCCGCGACTGA
- a CDS encoding glutamine synthetase family protein → MVDRKPPLAPEELRALVASGEIDTVVLAFPDMQGRLQGKRFAAQFFLDEVLAHGTEGCNYLLAVDTDMNTVDGYEMSSWDRGYGDFAMHPDLATLRRIPWNPGSAFVLADLAWSDASPVVAAPRQILRRQLERLAEHGYTAMVGTELEFMVFQDTYEQAWNANYRDLTPANQYNIDYSVLGTGRIEPLLRRIRNEMQAAGLIVESAKGECNLGQHEIAFRYDEALTTCDQHAVYKTGAKEIASQEGVSLTFMAKFDEREGNSCHIHLSLADADGHNAMAGDGPGGMSPVMRHFLAGQLAALRDFSLLYAPNINSYKRFRPGSFAPTAVAWGVDNRTCALRVVGHGRSMRFENRLPGGDVNPYLAVSGLVAAGLYGIENRLELPEACAGNAYTSDFAHVPTTLREAAELWENSEIAKAAFGPEVVAHYRNMARVELDAYDSAVTDWELRRSFERL, encoded by the coding sequence GTGGTAGACCGCAAGCCGCCGCTCGCGCCCGAGGAGCTCCGTGCCCTCGTCGCCAGCGGTGAGATCGACACAGTGGTCCTGGCCTTCCCCGACATGCAGGGGCGCCTCCAGGGCAAGCGGTTCGCCGCACAGTTCTTCCTCGACGAGGTCCTCGCGCACGGCACCGAGGGCTGCAACTACCTCCTCGCCGTCGACACCGACATGAACACCGTCGACGGATACGAGATGTCCTCCTGGGACCGGGGCTACGGCGACTTCGCCATGCACCCAGACCTCGCCACCCTGCGCCGCATCCCCTGGAACCCGGGCAGCGCCTTCGTCCTGGCCGACCTGGCCTGGAGCGACGCCTCGCCCGTCGTGGCCGCGCCCCGCCAGATCCTGCGCCGCCAGCTGGAGCGGCTCGCCGAGCACGGGTACACCGCGATGGTCGGCACCGAGCTGGAGTTCATGGTGTTCCAGGACACCTACGAGCAGGCCTGGAACGCCAACTACCGGGACCTGACCCCGGCGAACCAGTACAACATCGACTACTCCGTCCTCGGCACCGGCCGCATCGAGCCGCTGCTGCGCCGCATCCGCAACGAGATGCAGGCCGCGGGCCTGATCGTCGAGTCCGCGAAGGGGGAGTGCAACCTCGGGCAGCACGAGATCGCCTTCCGATACGACGAGGCGCTCACCACCTGCGACCAGCACGCCGTCTACAAGACGGGGGCCAAGGAGATCGCCTCCCAGGAGGGCGTCTCGCTCACCTTCATGGCCAAGTTCGACGAGCGCGAGGGCAACTCCTGTCATATCCACCTCTCCCTCGCCGACGCCGACGGGCACAACGCGATGGCCGGTGACGGACCGGGCGGAATGTCCCCCGTGATGCGGCACTTCCTGGCCGGCCAGCTGGCCGCGCTGCGCGACTTCTCCCTTCTCTACGCCCCGAACATCAACTCGTACAAGCGTTTCCGGCCGGGATCCTTCGCACCGACCGCCGTCGCCTGGGGCGTGGACAACCGGACCTGCGCCCTCCGAGTCGTCGGCCACGGCCGCTCGATGCGCTTCGAGAACCGCCTCCCCGGCGGCGACGTCAACCCGTACCTCGCCGTCTCCGGCCTGGTCGCGGCCGGGCTCTACGGCATCGAGAACCGGCTGGAGCTCCCCGAGGCCTGCGCCGGCAACGCGTACACCTCCGACTTCGCCCACGTCCCGACGACCCTGCGGGAAGCCGCCGAGCTCTGGGAGAACAGCGAGATCGCCAAGGCCGCCTTCGGCCCCGAGGTGGTCGCGCACTACCGCAACATGGCCCGCGTGGAACTCGACGCGTACGACTCCGCCGTCACCGACTGGGAGCTGCGCCGCTCCTTCGAACGCCTGTAA
- a CDS encoding helical backbone metal receptor encodes MRVVSLVPSLTEAVAVTAPGLLVGVTDWCTHPADLVADGGAVRIGGTKNPDVRAIVALRPDLVIANEEENRAPDLAELRAAGVRVLVTEVRSLPQALRELDRVLVGALGLARPGWLADAEAAWARVEPDAERLAFVPIWRRPWMVLGRDTFAGDLLARLGVRNVYAGHAERYPRVPVAELAESGCDLVVLPDEPYRFTAEDGPEAFPGLPAALVSGRHLTWYGPSLAEAPAVLARALGAGGA; translated from the coding sequence GTGAGGGTCGTCTCGCTGGTGCCGTCGCTGACCGAGGCGGTGGCGGTGACCGCGCCCGGGCTGCTGGTCGGCGTCACCGACTGGTGCACGCACCCCGCCGACCTGGTCGCCGACGGCGGCGCGGTGCGGATCGGCGGCACGAAGAACCCCGACGTACGGGCGATCGTGGCGCTGCGCCCCGACCTGGTGATCGCCAACGAGGAGGAGAACCGGGCCCCCGACCTCGCGGAGCTGCGGGCGGCCGGGGTGCGGGTGCTGGTCACCGAGGTACGGAGCCTGCCGCAGGCGCTGCGCGAGCTGGACCGGGTACTGGTGGGAGCGCTGGGGCTGGCGCGACCGGGGTGGCTGGCGGACGCGGAGGCCGCGTGGGCCCGGGTGGAGCCGGACGCGGAGCGGTTGGCGTTCGTACCGATCTGGCGGCGGCCGTGGATGGTGCTCGGCCGGGACACCTTCGCGGGGGACCTGCTGGCGCGGCTGGGCGTGCGCAACGTGTACGCCGGGCACGCGGAGCGGTATCCGAGGGTCCCCGTGGCGGAGCTCGCGGAGTCCGGGTGCGATCTGGTGGTGCTGCCGGACGAGCCGTACCGCTTCACGGCCGAGGACGGGCCGGAGGCCTTCCCGGGACTCCCGGCGGCGCTGGTCAGCGGACGGCACCTGACCTGGTACGGACCCTCGCTGGCGGAGGCCCCGGCGGTCCTGGCGCGGGCCTTGGGTGCGGGCGGCGCCTGA
- a CDS encoding helix-turn-helix domain-containing protein, protein MNDRDGADDKERDKDAKEPLRVGVAVRKRRRALHLTLAAVSARSGLSVPFLSQIENERARPSMRSLERVADALETTAVELLAASDTARTVDLVRAGDDSGLEPVPGVRPLVRGHHQLHALEFTGDQDAGREYQHRNDELMYVVSGACQVEAEGRAYRLESGDALFLSGGVRHRWRAVTEDTRFLVVAVGEHIDATSEPPSPGQ, encoded by the coding sequence ATGAACGACAGGGACGGCGCAGACGACAAGGAACGGGACAAGGACGCCAAGGAACCGCTTCGGGTGGGTGTGGCCGTACGCAAACGGCGCCGCGCCCTCCACCTGACGCTGGCCGCGGTGTCGGCGCGCAGCGGTCTCTCGGTGCCTTTCCTGAGCCAGATAGAGAACGAGCGGGCCCGGCCCAGCATGCGTTCCCTGGAGCGGGTCGCGGACGCGCTGGAGACCACGGCCGTCGAACTTCTGGCCGCCTCCGACACCGCGCGCACGGTGGACCTCGTACGGGCCGGTGACGACTCCGGGCTCGAACCGGTGCCCGGTGTGCGTCCCCTCGTACGGGGCCACCACCAGCTGCACGCACTGGAGTTCACCGGGGACCAGGACGCCGGCCGGGAGTACCAGCACCGCAACGACGAGCTGATGTACGTCGTCTCGGGCGCCTGCCAGGTGGAGGCCGAGGGGCGGGCGTACCGGCTGGAGAGCGGGGACGCGCTGTTCCTGTCGGGCGGCGTGCGCCACCGCTGGCGGGCGGTCACCGAGGACACCCGGTTCCTGGTCGTGGCGGTCGGCGAGCACATCGACGCGACCTCCGAGCCGCCCTCGCCCGGGCAGTGA
- a CDS encoding FadR/GntR family transcriptional regulator codes for MTDTASEGDAIARLNPVLRQVRAGNGFEEALEQILQVVRLGLVPGGERLPPERELAERMGISRVTLREVLKVLQDQGLVEARRGRYGGTFVLPRPDTPAGGAEEELRRRVASVDIEDVLRFREVLEVGAAGLCAAQGLTEEGSDRLLGALAATHDAPLADYRRQDTLFHLTLCELAGSATLTAQYAAVRASVNDLLDCIPLLVRNLEHSQQQHSALVEAVLEQDADGARETMREHCCGTAALLRGFLA; via the coding sequence ATGACCGATACGGCGAGTGAAGGCGACGCGATCGCGCGGCTGAATCCCGTGCTGCGACAGGTGCGGGCGGGCAACGGTTTCGAGGAGGCGCTGGAGCAGATCCTCCAGGTGGTCCGGCTGGGCCTGGTGCCCGGCGGGGAACGGCTGCCGCCGGAGCGCGAGTTGGCCGAGCGGATGGGCATCAGCCGGGTCACCCTGCGCGAGGTGCTCAAGGTGCTCCAGGACCAGGGCCTGGTGGAGGCCCGGCGCGGCCGCTACGGCGGAACGTTCGTGCTGCCGCGCCCCGACACCCCGGCCGGCGGGGCCGAGGAGGAGCTGCGGCGGCGGGTCGCGAGCGTGGACATCGAGGACGTGCTGCGCTTCCGCGAGGTCCTGGAGGTCGGCGCGGCCGGCCTGTGCGCCGCACAGGGGCTGACCGAGGAGGGCTCCGATCGACTGCTCGGCGCGCTCGCCGCCACCCATGACGCGCCACTGGCGGACTACCGCCGCCAGGACACCCTCTTCCACCTCACCCTGTGCGAACTCGCCGGGTCCGCGACCCTGACCGCCCAGTACGCGGCGGTCAGGGCGTCCGTGAACGACCTGCTGGACTGCATCCCGCTGCTGGTGCGCAATCTGGAGCACTCCCAGCAGCAGCACTCCGCTCTGGTCGAGGCCGTTCTGGAGCAGGACGCCGACGGCGCCCGCGAGACGATGCGCGAGCACTGCTGCGGCACGGCGGCCCTTTTGAGGGGGTTTCTGGCCTGA
- a CDS encoding gamma-glutamyl-gamma-aminobutyrate hydrolase family protein — protein MPRPLIGISTYVEESTRYGVWDLPTSLVPAGYYELVQAAGGAAVLLPPDEPGRAAEVLSRVDGLVIAGGPDVDPVHYGAARDPRTGAPATVRDHWELALIEAALEARMPLLGICRGMQALNVALGGTLHQHIDGHVDTPGATSWHPVRPVPGTRYAALVPEEAQVPTYHHQAVDRLGRDLIVSAHAVDGTVEAIELPDPDRWVLGVQWHPERDKDTRVMSSMIEACAFSLAAV, from the coding sequence GTGCCCAGGCCGCTCATCGGCATCTCCACCTATGTGGAGGAATCCACCCGCTACGGGGTGTGGGACCTTCCCACGTCCCTCGTTCCCGCCGGGTACTACGAACTCGTCCAGGCGGCGGGCGGCGCGGCCGTGCTGCTCCCGCCGGACGAACCCGGAAGGGCGGCGGAGGTGCTGAGCCGGGTGGACGGCCTGGTCATCGCGGGCGGCCCGGACGTGGACCCGGTCCACTACGGCGCCGCGCGCGACCCCCGTACGGGTGCTCCCGCGACGGTCCGCGACCACTGGGAGCTGGCCCTGATCGAGGCCGCGCTCGAAGCGCGGATGCCGCTGCTGGGCATCTGCCGGGGCATGCAGGCGCTGAACGTGGCCCTCGGCGGCACGCTGCACCAGCACATCGACGGCCACGTCGACACCCCGGGCGCCACCTCCTGGCACCCGGTCCGCCCGGTCCCGGGCACCCGCTACGCGGCGCTGGTCCCGGAGGAGGCGCAGGTCCCGACGTACCACCACCAGGCGGTGGACCGGCTGGGCCGCGACCTGATCGTCTCGGCCCACGCCGTGGACGGCACTGTGGAAGCCATCGAACTCCCCGACCCGGACCGCTGGGTCCTGGGCGTCCAATGGCACCCGGAACGCGACAAGGACACCCGTGTGATGTCCTCGATGATCGAGGCCTGCGCATTCAGCCTGGCCGCCGTCTAA
- a CDS encoding TDT family transporter: protein MATTLVRPRTATEPVRPAHKAPALRHLGPNWYASVMGTAIIANAGASLPYQLPGQRVACQLIWALSAAALAVLLTARAGHWLHHRDQARAHLLDPAVAPFYGCLSMALLAVGAATLTVGKDLIGVGPAVAADAVLFTAGTVTGLVMAVAVPYLMVVRHQVEPHQATPVWLLPLVAPMVSAAVGPLLIPHLPAGQPREALLLACYAMFGISLLATLLMLPLVFGRLIVSGPLPLALTPTLFLVLGPLGQSTTAVNQLADVAPQSIGAPYADALGAFAVVYGVPVMGFALLWLALAAAMLVRAARQGMGFAMTWWALTFPVGTCVTGAAGLARHTGLTAYAWLAAALFLALVTAWLLAATHTLRGLRTGRLLAAPR from the coding sequence ATGGCCACCACCCTCGTGCGACCCCGCACCGCCACCGAACCCGTGCGCCCCGCCCACAAGGCACCCGCGCTCCGGCACCTCGGCCCCAACTGGTACGCGTCCGTCATGGGCACGGCGATCATCGCCAACGCCGGCGCGAGCCTCCCGTACCAGCTGCCCGGGCAGCGCGTGGCCTGCCAGCTGATCTGGGCGCTGTCCGCCGCCGCTCTCGCCGTCCTCCTGACCGCCCGCGCCGGGCACTGGCTCCACCACCGCGACCAGGCCCGCGCCCATCTCCTCGACCCCGCCGTCGCTCCCTTCTACGGGTGTCTCTCGATGGCGCTGCTGGCCGTCGGCGCCGCCACCCTCACCGTCGGCAAGGACCTGATCGGCGTCGGCCCGGCCGTCGCCGCCGACGCCGTCCTCTTCACCGCCGGCACCGTGACCGGCCTGGTCATGGCCGTCGCCGTGCCCTACCTGATGGTGGTCCGGCACCAGGTCGAGCCCCACCAGGCCACCCCCGTCTGGCTGCTCCCGCTGGTCGCCCCGATGGTGTCCGCCGCCGTGGGCCCGCTGCTGATACCCCACCTGCCCGCGGGCCAGCCCCGCGAGGCGCTGCTGCTCGCCTGCTACGCCATGTTCGGCATCAGCCTGCTGGCCACCCTGCTGATGCTGCCCCTGGTCTTCGGCCGGCTGATCGTGAGCGGCCCGCTCCCCCTGGCCCTCACCCCGACCCTCTTCCTGGTACTGGGCCCCCTCGGGCAGTCCACCACCGCCGTGAACCAGCTCGCGGACGTGGCCCCGCAGTCGATCGGCGCCCCCTACGCCGACGCGCTCGGCGCGTTCGCGGTCGTCTACGGGGTCCCCGTGATGGGCTTCGCGCTGCTGTGGCTGGCGCTGGCCGCCGCGATGCTGGTGCGGGCCGCGCGCCAGGGCATGGGGTTCGCGATGACCTGGTGGGCCCTGACCTTCCCCGTCGGCACCTGCGTCACCGGCGCCGCCGGCCTGGCCCGGCACACCGGCCTGACCGCCTACGCCTGGCTGGCCGCGGCCCTGTTCCTGGCCCTCGTCACCGCCTGGCTCCTGGCCGCCACCCACACCCTGCGCGGCCTCCGCACCGGCCGCCTCCTCGCGGCCCCGCGCTAG